The Prochlorococcus sp. MIT 1300 genome has a window encoding:
- a CDS encoding trigger factor family protein, giving the protein MKKTELKIKVTELPENRISVEIEVPAARCKSSYDEALSRLGRSIQLPGFRPGKVPKPVILQQIGVARIKAAALEKLIDRAWKEALVQESLEPSSEAEMKEELQTLVDRFRPDQNVTFSLQAEVVSKEKQRGIQLGITT; this is encoded by the coding sequence ATGAAAAAAACCGAACTCAAAATCAAAGTCACGGAGCTTCCTGAAAATCGCATATCAGTGGAAATCGAAGTCCCAGCAGCACGTTGTAAGTCCAGTTATGACGAAGCTTTATCGCGTTTAGGTCGTTCCATCCAACTTCCAGGGTTCCGTCCGGGCAAGGTCCCTAAGCCAGTCATTCTTCAGCAAATCGGTGTGGCACGAATTAAAGCTGCAGCCCTAGAGAAACTGATTGATCGAGCCTGGAAGGAAGCCTTGGTTCAAGAGTCACTCGAACCCAGCTCTGAAGCCGAGATGAAAGAAGAACTTCAAACTCTGGTAGATCGCTTCAGACCTGATCAGAATGTTACTTTCAGCCTTCAAGCCGAGGTGGTTTCCAAGGAAAAGCAGAGAGGAATCCAACTAGGAATTACTACTTAA
- a CDS encoding sulfotransferase domain-containing protein yields the protein MTIIKIKFNDCTLSASEKVNAPLMVCSHERSGTHFLMNSINNSSEYTCNPFLDFDYHNLGNAINFFDSSQIADFLVKIKSFKEGGKPFYMNSIIKSHFPIEFVKEAVDQGMKIAYIYRDPYEVILSYWRFVCSLDWFEAPSTASPLELAKHIPEGRSQRYQLKTHANYFERWAYHVSSALIMAENNPNIWIIFYEDLLERHSLTMKQLYSSLSLECFNEITLPKKSQTSYIKGNDIPVTLHQELELRKFCSLELEKYPNLASLLSARKREK from the coding sequence GTGACAATAATTAAAATCAAATTTAATGATTGCACTCTTTCGGCATCGGAAAAAGTAAATGCACCCCTAATGGTTTGTTCTCATGAAAGAAGTGGTACTCACTTCTTGATGAATTCAATTAATAATTCTTCTGAATATACTTGTAACCCTTTCCTTGATTTCGACTACCACAATTTAGGTAATGCTATTAATTTCTTTGATTCCAGTCAAATTGCAGATTTCTTAGTAAAAATTAAATCCTTTAAGGAAGGTGGTAAGCCGTTTTATATGAATAGCATAATAAAATCACACTTCCCAATAGAATTTGTTAAAGAAGCAGTAGATCAAGGAATGAAAATTGCTTATATCTATAGGGACCCTTACGAGGTAATCTTATCCTATTGGCGGTTTGTTTGTTCATTAGACTGGTTTGAGGCGCCATCCACTGCTTCTCCATTAGAACTAGCGAAACATATTCCCGAGGGCAGATCTCAAAGATATCAACTTAAAACTCACGCTAATTATTTTGAGCGCTGGGCTTATCATGTATCATCTGCTTTAATAATGGCAGAGAATAACCCCAATATTTGGATTATTTTCTACGAAGACTTATTAGAAAGACATTCACTTACTATGAAACAACTTTATTCATCATTATCACTTGAATGCTTTAATGAAATAACATTACCCAAAAAGTCTCAAACTTCATATATTAAAGGTAATGACATCCCAGTTACTCTACATCAAGAATTAGAATTAAGGAAATTTTGCAGTTTAGAGCTGGAAAAATATCCTAATTTAGCTTCACTGCTAAGCGCTAGAAAGAGGGAAAAGTAG